A single window of Rhodococcus jostii RHA1 DNA harbors:
- a CDS encoding ABC transporter ATP-binding protein, giving the protein MSELLPIANARDTWAWLRSELGRRRGRSVFTLLVAAVAAGMALVPVYVFGVLVDRVQDGAPPSTIGWVVAVIASAAVIGGVCAGFASFLIRSLGEGILADLRERTVDRALRLPIQTVERVGKGDLLSRVGDDVAVIGKAVTDVVPNLVTAVLLVVLSMVTMLGIDWRLGLAGMVALPMYALAMRWYLPRSAPVYAAERVAMGERAQALISSMQGARTVRAYGLEDSHLAQINGASGQARDLSVGVFALFTRFAGRGNRAEFVGLATILAAGFALVNADIVTVGQTTTASLLFHRLFNPIGMLMYTFDEVQSAGASLARLVGVVDLDDESSTGTATVRETADSTLELADVRHTYDGSHEVVHGISLRVKSGERVALVGSTGAGKTTVAAIAAGSIVPTSGSVRIGGTALPDLEPGGLRRRVAIVSQEVHVFAGPLIDDLRLAAPDASEEDAAMALKAVGADGWVNALDDGVQTVVGEGGHELTAAQAQQLALARLVLANPSVAILDEATAEAGSAGARELEASAEAATRGRTTLVVAHRLTQAAAADRVVVLEHGRIVEQGPHADLVAAGGRYAELWSAWEGR; this is encoded by the coding sequence ATGAGTGAACTGCTGCCCATCGCGAACGCACGCGACACGTGGGCGTGGCTGAGGTCCGAACTGGGACGCCGCCGCGGCCGGAGCGTCTTCACCCTGCTGGTCGCCGCCGTCGCGGCCGGTATGGCGCTGGTTCCCGTCTACGTCTTCGGTGTCCTCGTCGACCGGGTGCAGGACGGGGCGCCGCCGTCCACCATCGGGTGGGTGGTCGCGGTGATCGCGTCCGCCGCTGTGATCGGCGGCGTGTGCGCCGGGTTCGCGTCGTTCCTGATCCGCAGCCTCGGCGAGGGAATCCTGGCGGATCTGCGCGAACGCACCGTCGACCGGGCGCTCCGGCTGCCGATCCAGACGGTCGAACGCGTCGGCAAGGGCGACCTGCTGTCGCGGGTCGGCGACGACGTCGCGGTGATCGGCAAGGCCGTCACCGACGTGGTCCCCAACCTCGTCACGGCTGTCCTGCTGGTGGTGCTCAGCATGGTCACGATGCTCGGCATCGACTGGCGGCTCGGGCTCGCAGGCATGGTGGCGCTGCCGATGTACGCGCTGGCGATGCGCTGGTACCTGCCGCGGTCCGCACCGGTGTACGCCGCCGAACGCGTGGCGATGGGAGAGCGTGCGCAGGCCCTGATCAGCAGCATGCAGGGTGCTCGGACGGTGCGCGCCTACGGTCTGGAAGACAGCCATCTGGCGCAGATCAACGGTGCGTCGGGACAGGCCCGCGACCTGTCCGTCGGCGTCTTCGCACTGTTCACCCGGTTCGCGGGGCGCGGCAACCGGGCCGAGTTCGTGGGGCTCGCCACCATCCTCGCCGCCGGATTCGCCCTGGTGAACGCGGACATCGTCACCGTCGGCCAAACCACCACCGCGTCACTGCTCTTCCACCGGTTGTTCAATCCGATCGGCATGCTGATGTACACGTTCGACGAGGTGCAGTCGGCGGGTGCGAGCCTGGCCCGGCTCGTCGGCGTCGTCGACCTCGATGACGAGTCGAGCACCGGGACCGCCACCGTCCGGGAGACCGCCGATTCGACGCTCGAACTCGCCGACGTCCGGCATACCTACGACGGCAGCCACGAAGTGGTGCACGGAATCAGCCTGCGCGTGAAGTCCGGTGAACGTGTCGCCCTCGTCGGCTCGACCGGAGCGGGCAAGACGACGGTCGCGGCGATCGCGGCCGGCTCGATCGTCCCGACGTCCGGGTCGGTGCGCATCGGCGGCACCGCGCTGCCCGATCTGGAGCCGGGCGGTCTCCGCCGCCGGGTCGCCATCGTCAGCCAGGAAGTCCACGTGTTCGCCGGACCGCTGATCGACGACCTTCGGCTCGCCGCGCCCGACGCCTCCGAGGAGGACGCGGCGATGGCACTGAAGGCCGTCGGCGCCGACGGCTGGGTGAACGCACTGGACGACGGCGTCCAGACCGTGGTCGGGGAGGGCGGCCACGAACTGACCGCCGCCCAGGCGCAGCAATTGGCCTTGGCGCGGCTCGTCCTCGCCAACCCGTCGGTCGCGATCCTGGACGAGGCGACGGCCGAAGCAGGCAGTGCGGGTGCGCGGGAACTCGAGGCGTCGGCCGAGGCGGCGACCCGTGGTCGCACGACGCTGGTGGTGGCCCACCGGTTGACGCAGGCGGCCGCCGCCGATCGGGTCGTCGTCCTCGAACACGGCCGGATCGTCGAGCAGGGTCCACATGCCGATCTCGTCGCCGCCGGTGGGCGCTACGCCGAACTCTGGTCGGCATGGGAGGGTCGCTGA
- a CDS encoding methionyl-tRNA formyltransferase codes for MRVATLGYQTWGHRTLQALLQSDHEVVLAITHPKSDHVYEQMWADSVADLATEHGVPVHIATKPDENFKAALKQADPDIVVANNWRTWLPRDVFDSPRYGTLNIHDSLLPKYTGFSPLIWALINGEEEVGLTAHLMDEELDAGDIVLQRSTPVGPTDTVTDLFHRTVDMIGPITLDALELIASGRMDWTPQDRSQATFFHKRAPEDSLIDWTWPADAIERLVRAQSDPYPNAFTHYKGQRVRVLKAAVSEGNYGGTPGRVFIHEGDGMVIVAGPDARTGRNKGLKIQRVRLDDGTELAGTEFFPHGGGYLS; via the coding sequence TTGAGAGTCGCCACACTCGGATATCAAACCTGGGGTCACCGTACCCTGCAGGCCCTGCTCCAGTCCGACCATGAGGTCGTCCTCGCGATCACCCACCCCAAGAGTGACCACGTCTACGAACAGATGTGGGCGGACTCCGTCGCCGACCTGGCCACCGAGCACGGGGTGCCCGTGCACATCGCCACCAAGCCGGACGAAAACTTCAAGGCCGCGCTGAAGCAGGCCGACCCCGACATCGTCGTCGCCAACAACTGGCGCACCTGGCTGCCACGGGACGTCTTCGACTCTCCCCGCTACGGCACCCTCAATATTCACGACTCGCTCCTGCCCAAGTACACAGGATTCTCCCCGCTCATCTGGGCGCTCATCAACGGTGAAGAAGAAGTAGGCCTCACCGCGCACCTGATGGACGAGGAACTCGACGCCGGCGACATCGTTTTGCAGAGGTCGACGCCCGTCGGGCCCACGGACACGGTCACCGATCTGTTCCACCGCACCGTCGACATGATCGGCCCCATCACCCTCGACGCACTCGAGCTGATCGCGTCCGGTCGCATGGACTGGACGCCGCAGGACCGCTCGCAGGCCACGTTCTTCCACAAGCGTGCCCCCGAGGACAGCCTCATCGACTGGACGTGGCCCGCCGACGCCATCGAACGGCTCGTGCGCGCGCAGTCCGACCCGTACCCGAACGCCTTCACCCATTACAAGGGACAGCGTGTCCGGGTTCTGAAGGCCGCCGTATCCGAGGGAAATTACGGTGGAACGCCCGGGCGTGTCTTCATCCACGAAGGCGACGGAATGGTCATCGTCGCCGGACCCGACGCCCGCACGGGCAGGAACAAGGGTCTCAAGATCCAGCGCGTCCGGCTCGACGACGGCACCGAACTCGCCGGCACCGAATTCTTCCCCCACGGCGGCGGCTACCTCAGCTGA
- a CDS encoding alpha/beta fold hydrolase, giving the protein MTIATINGIPLNYQVKGSGDLVVLIMGTGSPGRVWDLHQTPALIDAGYRVCTFDNRGIAPSGESVDGITMDDLVADTAGLIEHLGGGPARVVGTSMGARVAQELALTRPDLVYKAAFLAGHARMDYFQQTLTEGERALHDSGVELPAKYRAAVTAVMNLSPASLVDPHTARDWLDLFEFSGGRTSDGVRAQMEMDRSFDRRQAYRAITTPCLSIGFADDRMIPPYLSREVAEAIPSARYYEISDVGHYGYLEQPEVVNKVLLEFLAN; this is encoded by the coding sequence ATGACGATCGCCACGATCAACGGGATCCCCCTGAATTACCAGGTCAAGGGATCCGGCGATTTAGTGGTGCTCATCATGGGAACCGGGAGTCCGGGACGGGTGTGGGATCTGCATCAGACCCCTGCGCTCATCGACGCCGGCTACCGCGTCTGCACGTTCGACAACCGTGGCATCGCGCCGTCCGGTGAGAGCGTCGACGGGATCACCATGGACGACCTCGTCGCCGACACCGCGGGACTGATCGAGCACCTCGGCGGCGGCCCGGCCCGTGTCGTCGGCACCTCGATGGGTGCCCGCGTCGCGCAGGAACTGGCCCTGACCCGGCCCGACCTCGTGTACAAGGCGGCGTTCCTGGCCGGTCACGCCCGCATGGACTACTTCCAGCAGACCCTCACCGAGGGTGAGCGCGCCCTGCACGACAGTGGTGTCGAACTCCCGGCGAAGTACCGGGCCGCGGTGACGGCCGTGATGAATCTGTCGCCCGCGTCGCTCGTCGACCCGCACACGGCCCGCGACTGGCTCGACCTGTTCGAGTTCAGCGGCGGCCGGACGTCGGACGGCGTGCGCGCGCAGATGGAGATGGACCGCAGCTTCGACCGCAGGCAGGCCTACCGGGCGATCACGACACCGTGCCTGTCCATCGGTTTCGCCGACGACAGGATGATCCCGCCGTATCTCTCGCGTGAGGTGGCCGAGGCGATCCCGTCGGCCCGGTACTACGAGATCTCCGACGTGGGGCACTACGGCTACCTCGAACAGCCCGAAGTGGTGAACAAGGTGCTGCTCGAGTTCCTCGCCAACTGA
- a CDS encoding sensor domain-containing diguanylate cyclase, protein MALGIPRLGVGIVRYDVVNGALWWDEKAAAIFGDDGSRPPLELWRERVHSDDIGAVRRMFGDTAGSVGAECVFRIVLADRSTRYILTRSIDVTTDASGAPVELTGVVIELGHVAGRDAQLAALLDRVGLGFMALDEDLRIIYVNSGCLRHVRRSRDELLGRVVTEVLPETQGSYFDALCRKVLATGREQQTRVDSLYSPGMTIEVTAAADSGALVVHFRDVTAEVTAQQQAEEAHALLLHAATHDSLTGLLNRAAITEYLQRLFEPGAGPAVALFLDVDGFKDVNDTRGHRVGDRILQGVSEHLRHAMRAPSAVGRLGGDEFVAILPDIDEYDVDDVVTRMLASITTPIDVGDELLVVTISVGMARSTTARTVDELLHHADTALYAAKRRGGNTAVWHH, encoded by the coding sequence ATGGCGTTGGGTATTCCGCGCCTCGGGGTGGGCATCGTCCGGTACGACGTCGTGAACGGGGCCTTGTGGTGGGATGAGAAGGCCGCCGCCATCTTCGGGGATGACGGTTCCCGGCCACCGCTCGAATTGTGGCGGGAGCGGGTCCATTCCGATGACATCGGCGCGGTGCGCCGCATGTTCGGTGACACCGCCGGGTCCGTCGGCGCGGAATGCGTGTTCCGGATCGTGCTGGCGGATCGGTCGACCCGGTATATCCTCACCCGCAGCATCGACGTCACCACCGATGCGTCCGGCGCCCCTGTCGAGCTGACGGGAGTGGTCATCGAACTCGGGCACGTGGCCGGCCGGGACGCGCAACTTGCGGCGTTGCTCGATCGGGTGGGCCTGGGGTTCATGGCGCTCGACGAGGACCTGCGGATCATCTACGTCAATTCCGGCTGCCTGCGGCACGTGCGGCGGTCGCGGGACGAACTGCTCGGGCGTGTCGTCACCGAGGTTCTTCCCGAAACGCAGGGCAGCTACTTCGACGCACTGTGCCGCAAGGTTCTCGCCACCGGCCGCGAGCAGCAGACCCGGGTGGACTCGCTGTATTCGCCGGGGATGACGATCGAGGTGACCGCCGCAGCCGATTCCGGCGCGCTGGTCGTGCATTTCCGGGACGTCACCGCGGAGGTCACCGCTCAGCAGCAGGCGGAGGAGGCACACGCTCTTCTTCTGCACGCTGCCACGCACGACAGTCTCACCGGACTGCTCAATCGCGCCGCCATCACGGAGTATCTGCAGCGTCTGTTCGAGCCCGGCGCGGGACCTGCTGTCGCGTTGTTCCTCGACGTCGACGGTTTCAAGGACGTCAACGACACCCGTGGGCATCGCGTCGGTGATCGCATCCTGCAGGGGGTGTCCGAGCATTTGCGCCACGCGATGCGCGCGCCGTCCGCGGTCGGCAGGCTCGGCGGCGACGAGTTCGTCGCGATCCTGCCTGACATCGACGAATACGACGTCGACGACGTGGTGACCCGGATGCTCGCGTCGATCACGACGCCGATCGACGTCGGCGACGAACTCCTCGTCGTGACGATCAGCGTGGGGATGGCGCGCAGCACGACGGCGCGCACGGTCGACGAACTGCTCCATCACGCGGACACCGCCCTCTACGCGGCCAAGCGTCGTGGCGGGAACACCGCGGTCTGGCACCACTAG